A window of the Pungitius pungitius chromosome 3, fPunPun2.1, whole genome shotgun sequence genome harbors these coding sequences:
- the LOC119221937 gene encoding protein-tyrosine kinase 2-beta-like, whose amino-acid sequence MSGDSCTLQWRSMSPTSPPDSSETSPPATVARESIFPVKIIKVCFLSNNCNLGKNFKLVRCEEGWTVKDIISVVLSSGCVGPDITHRLCYCLLLKHLKSSDVHWLHPDLTVAELTRRYEQQHLEAEWRYDLRIRYIPSDFMEKFKDDRTTMLYFYKQVRSDYMQQYASKVSDGMALQLGCLEIRRFYKDMNPNGLEKKSNFELLEKDVGLDIFFPRELTNSMKPKQLRRLIQQTFQGYSTLKQDECMTRFFTTLAQCYSFTQERFGCRLVHGWNLTIDLVIGPEGISQQTENSTPIRLATFSQVRSISCSAESDGQALLTVHIEGAKQPLSVNTSSLAVAENMADLIDGYCRLEGASESSLIVRPGKGRDARVKLPDIPQRSQADGNAATKASFKEVSPSGDASRRYGGQSSDIYAEISEGREDSSEKHKISRQQVAVGRILGEGFFGEVQDGVYTSPAGERICVAIKTCKDFSAEVKEKFLSEADLMKNLDHPHIVRLIGVIEDDPVWIVMELLEHGELGGYLLQEQHTLTTATLTLYCLQICKALAYLEGLNMVHRDIAVRNVLVASPACVKLGDFGLSRYIDEQEYYKASVSRLPIKWMAPESINFRRFTTASDVWMFGVCAWEIFSVAQQPFFWLENGQVIDQLELGIRLPKPQQCPPTVYSLLSRCWAYEPRSRPRFSQLVCSMSDSHRMEQENDARQSRPASVATEHGAGPPPKPSRIHGSTLPRAVHSQGTEGDPRPAWQKERERVENTLQRQKREMLMDKQWLEQEERQLDPVARLDSQAPEKSPAIDPPEKPPKPPPATQPQPTAELDRSGDQVYTGVMAMVKQVVKLKNDVNTRPPSEYPNCVQEVGLTLRSLIQSVDEILPSLHSSVLTEIEGTKKLLNKDLGELIMKMRLAQQNSVTSLREECQRQMLAAAHTLALDSKNLLDAVDQARVRANLARPRPASAEEPGE is encoded by the exons ATGTCTGGAGACAGCTGCACCCTGCAGTGGAGGAGCATGTCTCCCACCAGCCCTCCAGATTCCTCAGAAACGTCTCCCCCGGCGACCGTCGCCAGGGAAAGCATCTTCCCGGTGAAGATCATCAAAGTGTGTTTCCTTAGCAACAACTGCAACTTGGGGAAGAACTTCAAGCTGGTTCGCTGTGAGGAAGGATGGACTGTCAAG GACATCATCAGCGTGGTGCTGTCCAGCGGCTGCGTGGGTCCAGATATCACACACAGACTGTGCTACTGCTTGCTGCTCAAACACCTCAAGTCCTCAGACGTGCACTGGCTTCACCCGGACCTGACCGTGGCCGAGCTCACCCGGCGGTACGAGCAGCAGCACCTGGAGGCCGAGTGGAG GTACGATCTGAGGATCAGATACATCCCGTCGGACTTCATGGAGAAATTCAAAGACGACAGAACCACAATGCTCTACTTTTATAAGCAG GTACGAAGTGACTACATGCAGCAGTACGCCTCAAAGGTCAGCGATGGGATGGCTCTACAGCTCGGTTGTCTGGAAATTAG GAGATTCTACAAAGACATGAATCCCAACGGCCTGGAGAAGAAGTCCAACTTTGAACTATTGGA GAAGGACGTGGGCCTGGACATCTTCTTCCCCAGAGAGCTGACCAACAGCATGAAG CCCAAACAGCTACGTCGGCTGATCCAGCAGACGTTCCAGGGCTACTCCACCCTGAAGCAGGACGAGTGCATGACCAGGTTCTTCACCACTCTGGCTCAGTGCTACAGCTTCACGCAGGAGCGCTTCGGCTGCAGGCTGGTG CACGGGTGGAATCTGACGATAGACCTGGTCATCGGCCCCGAGGGCATCAGTCAGCAAACCGAGAACTCCACG CCCATCCGTTTGGCCACGTTCTCTCAGGTGCGCAGCATCTCCTGCTCTGCTGAGAGCGACGGCCAGGCTCTCCTCACCGTGCACATCGAGGGAGCCAAACAG CCACTGTCTGTGAACACCTCCTCTCTGGCCGTGGCAGAAAACATGGCCGACCTGATCGACGGCTACTGCCGGCTGGAGGGCGCCTCCGAGAGCTCGCTCATTGTCCGGCCCGGCAAAG GGAGAGATGCCAGAGTGAAATTACCAGACATCCCCCAAAG GTCACAGGCTGATGGAAATGCTGCTACGAAGGCCAGCTTTAAAGAAGTCTCCCCCAGTGGTGATGCCAGTAGACGTTATGGAGGCCAGA GTTCTGACATTTATGCTGAGATTTCAGAGGGCAGAGAAGACTCCTCTG AGAAGCACAAGATCTCCAGGCAGCAGGTGGCCGTGGGGCGGATCCTGGGCGAGGGCTTCTTCGGAGAGGTTCAGGACGGAGTTTACACAAGCCCC GCCGGAGAGAGGATCTGCGTGGCCATCAAAACCTGTAAGGACTTTTCGGCAGAAGTGAAAGAGAAGTTTCTCAGTGAAGCCG ACCTGATGAAGAATCTGGACCATCCCCACATTGTGCGTCTGATTGGCGTCATCGAGGACGACCCCGTCTGGATCGTCATGGAGCTCCTGGAACACGGAGAG CTGGGGGGCTACCTGCTACAGGAGCAGCACACGCTGACCACTGCGACGTTGACACTGTACTGCCTGCAAATCTGCAAAGCCTTGGCGTACCTGGAGGGCCTCAATATGGTGCAccg GGACATCGCCGTGAGAAATGTGTTGGTGGCGTCTCCTGCGTGCGTCAAGCTCGGCGACTTCGGCCTGTCTCGCTATATAGACGAACAAGAGTACTAtaaag CCTCGGTGAGCCGGCTACCGATCAAATGGATGGCCCCCGAGTCCATCAACTTCAGACGCTTCACCACCGCCAGTGACGTCTGGATGTTTG GCGTCTGCGCGTGGGAGATCTTCTCGGTGGCCCAGCAGCCGTTCTTCTGGCTGGAGAACGGGCAGGTGATTGACCAGCTGGAGTTGGGGATCCGACTCCCGAAGCCCCAGCAATGCCCGCCCACCGTGTACTCGCTGCTCAGCCGCTGCTGGGCCTACGAGCCGCGCAGCCGGCCCAGGTTCAGCCAGCTCGTCTGCTCCATGAG TGACTCGCACAGGATGGAGCAGGAGAACGATGCGAGGCAGAGCCGACCGGCGTCCGTGGCAACAGAGCACGGCGCGGGCCCTCCGCCCAAG CCGTCCAGAATACACGGCAGTACCCTTCCTCGGGCCGTACACTCACag ggaacAGAAGGGGACCCCAGGCCGGCgtggcagaaagagagagagcgcgtggagaacactttgcaaagacaaaaaagagagaTGCTGATGGACAAACAGtggctggagcaggaggagagacaaCTG GATCCTGTTGCGAGGCTGGATTCTCAG GCTCCTGAAAAAAGTCCTGCAATTG ATCCTCCAGAAAAGCCGCCGAAGCCTCCCCCAGCCACGCAG CCTCAGCCCACCGCTGAGCTGGACCGGTCGGGTGACCAGGTTTACACGGGCGTCATGGCGATGGTGAAGCAGGTGGTCAAGCTGAAGAATGACGTCAACACGCGGCCACCCTCCGAGTACCCCAACTGTGTCCAA GAGGTGGGATTGACCCTTCGGAGCCTGATCCAAAGCGTGGATGAGATCCTGCCCTCCCTGCACAGTTCCGTCTTAACAGAG atCGAGGGCACCAAGAAGCTGCTGAACAAGGATCTAGGGGAGCTGATCATGAAGATGCGACTGGCCCAGCAGAACTCGGTGACCTCGCTGAGGGAGGAGTGTCAGCGGCAGATGTTGGCGGCCGCTCACACGCTGGCGCTGGACTCCAAAAACCTGCTGGACGCCGTGGACCAGGCCCGGGTCAGGGCCAACCTGGCCAGGCCCAGACCCGCAAGCGCAGAAGAGCCCGGAGAGTGA
- the LOC119216919 gene encoding inosine-uridine preferring nucleoside hydrolase-like produces MKKKLILDVDTGVDDAQAIMMALAAPNVEILGITCSHGNTKLDNACRNTLRVLKACGRLDIPVYRGCSGPVLGIQRHAGDFHGKDGLGDAPDPDAPGLELLQKRSAAQALIKIANQHPGEVSLVATAPLTNLALAAQLNPSFPKNLKALYIMGGNTESRGNTTVCGEFNFVADPEAAYIVLDRFTCPTYIASWEFTCRNSLPWSFCNAWLAQDTDKARFMEKISLHTRTMVQTERYQKELVSGPGFNTCDTYALAAAIDDALVTESEEVAVTVELEGKHARGMMVLDHMDLLKKKHKVHVMKSIDLERFKQLLMNALK; encoded by the exons atgaagaagaagctgatcCTGGACGTGGACACCGGCGTGGACGACGCTCAGGCCATCATGATGGCCCTCGCGGCCCCCAACGTGGAGATCCTGGGGATCACCTGCAGCCACGGCAACACAAAGCTGGACAACGCCTGCAGGAACACGCTGCGCGTGCTGAAGGCCTGCGGCCGGCTGGAT ATCCCGGTGTACCGCGGCTGTTCGGGGCCAGTGCTGGGCATCCAACGCCACGCGGGAGATTTCCACGGGAAGGACGGGCTGGGCGACGCCCCGGACCCCGACGCTCCgggcctggagctgctgcagaagagGAGTGCTGCGCAGGCCTTAATTAAGATTGCCAACCAGCACCCTGGAGAG GTGAGCCTGGTTGCCACGGCGCCCCTCACCAACCTGGCCCTCGCTGCACAGCTGAACCCTTCCTTCCCCAAGAACCTGAAGGCACTCTACATCATGGGAGGAAACACGGAAT ccAGGGGCAACACCACCGTGTGCGGGGAGTTCAACTTCGTGGCTGACCCCGAGGCGGCCTACATCGTGCTGGACCggttcacctgccccacctacATCGCCTCGTGGGAGTTCACCTGCAGGAACAGCCTGCCGTGG tcTTTCTGCAACGCTTGGCTGGCCCAGGACACCGACAAGGCCCGTTTCATGGAGAAGATCTCCCTCCACACCAGAACG ATGGTCCAGACCGAGCGGTATCAAAAGGAGCTGGTGTCGGGACCCGGGTTCAACACCTGCGACACCTACGCTCTGGCTGCGGCCATCGACGACGCGCTGGTGACGGAGAGCGAGGAG GTGGCGGTGACGGTGGAGTTGGAAGGGAAGCACGCCCGAGGCATGATGGTGCTGGACCACATGGACCTGCTGAAGAAGAAGCACAAGGTCCACGTCATGAAGAGCATCGACCTGGAGAGGTTCAAGCAGCTGTTGATGAACGCGCTGAAATGA
- the LOC119216909 gene encoding inosine-uridine preferring nucleoside hydrolase-like: MKKKLILDVDTGVDDAQAIMMAVTAPDVEILGITCCHGNTPLENVLQNTLRVLKVCGRLDIPVHRGCSTPLLARAQHAGDYHGKDGLGEVPDPDAPGLELLQKRKAAQALVKMVKENAGEVTLVATAPLTNLAVAVQLDPSFPKKLKALYIMGGNVESRGNTTVCGEFNFVADPEAAYIVLDRFTCPTYIASWEFTCRNSLPWSFCDTLMAQNTEKARFMKKISAFSRKKAESADYQKEVTEGKGFNSCDTYAMAAAIDGALITESEEVAVSVELEGTYTRGMMVLDYMDLLKKKHKAVVMKKVDLEKFKQMCMNSLK; the protein is encoded by the exons atgaagaagaagctgatcCTGGACGTGGACACAGGCGTGGACGACGCTCAGGCCATCATGATGGCGGTCACCGCCCCCGACGTGGAGATCCTGGGGATCACCTGCTGCCACGGCAACACGCCGCTGGAGAACGTCCTCCAGAACACGCTGCGCGTGCTGAAAGTCTGCGGCCGCCTGGAC ATCCCGGTGCACCGCGGCTGCTCCACCCCCCTGCTGGCCCGCGCACAACACGCCGGGGACTACCACGGGAAGGACGGCCTGGGGGAAGTCCCGGACCCGGACGCCCCCggcctggagctgctgcagaagagGAAAGCTGCGCAGGCGTTGGTCAAGATGGTGAAGGAGAACGCCGGAGAG GTGACTCTGGTCGCCACGGCGCCCCTCACCAACCTGGCCGTGGCGGTGCAGCTGGACCCCTCCTTCCCGAAGAAGCTAAAGGCCCTCTACATCATGGGTGGAAACGTGGAAT ccAGGGGCAACACCACCGTGTGCGGGGAGTTCAACTTCGTGGCTGACCCCGAGGCGGCCTACATCGTGCTGGACcgcttcacctgccccacctacATCGCCTCGTGGGAGTTCACCTGCAGGAACAGCCTGCCGTGG tcTTTCTGTGACACGTTGATGGCTCAGAACACAGAGAAGGCCCGCTTCATGAAGAAGATTTCGGCCTTTTCGAGGAAG AAAGCTGAGTCGGCGGACTACCAGAAGGAGGTCACAGAGGGGAAGGGCTTCAACTCCTGCGACACCTACGCCATGGCCGCCGCCATCGACGGCGCGCTCATCACGGAGAGCGAGGAG GTCGCCGTGtcggtggagctggaggggaccTACACCCGGGGCATGATGGTGCTGGACTACATGGACCTGCTCAAGAAGAAGCACAAGGCTGTGGTGATGAAGAAGGTGGACTTGGAGAAGTTCAAGCAAATGTGCATGAACTCACTCAAGTAG
- the LOC119216926 gene encoding inosine-uridine preferring nucleoside hydrolase-like: MKKKLIIDADIGVDDAQALMVAIADPDVEILGITCCYGNTPLENVLRNTLRVLKVCDRLDIPVYRGCAEPLLAQKRHAGDYHGEDGLGDVPDPDAPGLELLQKKRGVLAMIKMINQNPGEVSLVAMAPLTNLAVAIQLDPSLPKKLKALYIMGGNTESRGNTTVCGEFNFVADPEAAYIVLDRYTCPTHIASWEFTCRNSLPWAFCDRWLGQNTEKAAFMKKITYLSMKKAQSADYQKEVTEGKGFNPCDTYAMAAAIDGALITESEEVAVSVELEGTYTRGMMVLDYMDLLKKKHKAVVMKKVDLEKFKQMFMNSLK; encoded by the exons atgaagaagaagctgatcATCGACGCCGACATCGGGGTGGACGACGCTCAGGCCCTCATGGTGGCCATCGCGGACCCCGATGTGGAGATCTTAGGGATCACCTGTTGCTACGGCAACACGCCCCTGGAGAACGTCCTCCGGAACACGCTGCGGGTCCTGAAGGTCTGCGACCGGCTGGAC ATCCCGGTGTACCGCGGCTGTGCTGAGCCCCTGCTGGCCCAAAAACGCCACGCCGGAGATTACCACGGGGAGGACGGGCTGGGGGACGTCCCGGATCCGGATGCTCCgggcctggagctgctgcagaagaaaagaggagtTCTGGCCATGATCAAGATGATCAACCAAAACCCCGGAGAG GTGAGCCTGGTTGCCATGGCGCCCCTCACCAACCTGGCAGTTGCCATACAACtggacccctccctccccaaaaaGCTGAAGGCGCTCTACATCATGGGGGGAAATACTGAGT ccaGGGGCAACACCACCGTGTGCGGGGAGTTCAACTTCGTGGCTGACCCCGAGGCGGCCTACATCGTGCTGGACCGCTACACCTGCCCCACCCACATCGCCTCGTGGGAGTTCACCTGCAGGAACAGCCTGCCGTGG GCTTTCTGTGACCGCTGGCTGGGCCAAAACACAGAGAAGGCGGCTTTTATGAAAAAGATCACGTACCTCTCCATGAAG AAAGCTCAGTCGGCGGACTACCAGAAGGAGGTCACAGAGGGGAAGGGCTTCAACCCCTGCGACACCTACGCCATGGCCGCCGCCATCGACGGCGCGCTCATCACGGAGAGCGAGGAG GTCGCCGTGtcggtggagctggaggggaccTACACCCGGGGCATGATGGTGCTGGACTACATGGACCTGCTCAAGAAGAAGCACAAAGCTGTGGTGATGAAGAAGGTGGACTTGGAGAAATTCAAGCAAATGTTCATGAACTCACTCAAGTAG
- the unc50 gene encoding protein unc-50 homolog, protein MLPTTSPNSNGALGSADNARHTAGFKRYKYLRRLLHLGQMDFDFAVWQMLYLFTSPQRVYRNFHYRKQTKDQWARDDPAFLVLLGIWLCVSTIGFGLVLDMGVLETLKLLLWVVFVDCIGVGLLISTLMWVISNKYLLKQPSRNFDVEWGYAFDVHLNAFYPLLVVLHFLQLFFINHIVVINSDWFVGYFVGNTLWLIAIGYYLYITFLGYNALPFLKNTVVLLYPFALLGLVYVLSVSLGWNFTQGLCWFYKYRVQ, encoded by the exons ATGTTGCCGACCACCTCACCGAACAGCAACGGCGCCCTCGGTTCCGCAGACAACGCGCGCCACACGGCGGGCTTCAAGCGCTACAAGTACCTGAGACGGCTGCTCCATTTGGGACAGATGGACTTTGACTTTGCCGTGTGGCAAATGCTTTACTTGTTCACGTCCCCGCAGAGAGTCTACCGCAACTTCCACTACAGGAAACAGACCAAGGACCAGTGGGCCAGGGACGACCCGGCTTTCCTGGTCCTGCTCGGCATCTGGCTCTGCG TGTCGACAATAGGATTTGGCCTGGTGCTGGACATGGGGGTCCTGGAGActctgaagctgctgctgtgggtGGTCTTTGTTGACTGCATAGGAGTCGGGCTTCTCATATCAACCCTCATGTG GGTTATCAGCAACAAGTACCTCTTGAAACAACCCAGCAGAAACTTTGATGTGGAGTGGGGCTACGCGTTTGATGTTCACCTTAATGCCTTCTACCCTCTTCTAGTCGTCCTGCATTTTCTGCAGCTCTTCTTCATTAACC acaTCGTAGTAATAAACTCTGACTGGTTCGTGGGATACTTTGTTGGGAACACTCTGTGGCTGATCGCCATTGGATATTATCTCTACATCACATTCTTAGGATACAACG CTCTACCTTTCCTGAAGAACACGGTGGTGCTGCTCTACCCGTTCGCTCTGCTCGGACTCGTTTATGTCCTCTCCGTCTCGCTGGGCTGGAACTTCACTCAGGGCCTCTGCTGGTTTTACAAGTACAGAGTCCAGTAG